One genomic region from Nostoc sphaeroides encodes:
- a CDS encoding S8 family peptidase: MRKLILLCLFVIGLGSAIFGFLNFQGLAAKGEFETILLDFREDIPSLVVEQDLQAIAKQYNVTPQLDNKFSKKDHVYIIKGDRQRLKELKKSQFAQATEFIEPNYIYSKIPQPGQAAWLGEFLRPQEDDDETSPSLTGPNDQYYSKQWNLHKIGIEGAWSQTKGSGITVAVIDTGITKVRDLYETKFVKGYDFVNDREEATDDNGHGTHVAGTIAQATNNKYGVAGIAYEASLMPLKVLSSYGGGTVADIAEAIKFAADKGADVINMSLGGGGESQLMKEAIEYAHRKGVVIIAAAGNENANGASYPARYPYVIGVSAIGPDGERAPYSNFGAGVDISAPGGSEAGKILQETIDEKGEGVFLGFQGTSMASPHVAGVAALIKAAGIKEPDEVLKVLKQSARVIQDDGLNYYGAGQLNAEAAVKLAFSGQISFPDFFRWLRDSGYLNPGFWIDGGAIALLPKILMVVGSYLLAWFLRVYFPFTWSWSLSSGLIAGSSGLFFLKGIYIFDLPQWPFRVLGSSIPELGNTLQGTDALNPLFASVLIPIVLMALLLGHPSWRWFAIGSTLGVAACLTVSAFFDPAVMGLGSGHLASLFLIANALICYGLARLALKNEEKIA, encoded by the coding sequence ATGAGAAAGCTTATATTATTGTGCTTGTTTGTCATTGGGCTAGGATCTGCCATATTTGGTTTCCTGAATTTTCAGGGATTGGCAGCTAAAGGAGAGTTTGAGACGATTTTGCTTGATTTTCGAGAAGATATTCCATCACTGGTGGTGGAACAGGATCTGCAAGCGATCGCCAAACAATACAACGTTACACCCCAATTAGACAACAAGTTTTCCAAAAAAGATCATGTCTATATTATCAAAGGCGATCGGCAACGGCTCAAAGAACTGAAAAAATCTCAGTTTGCCCAAGCTACAGAATTCATTGAACCAAACTATATCTACAGCAAGATTCCCCAACCCGGTCAAGCAGCTTGGCTTGGAGAATTTTTAAGACCCCAAGAAGATGATGATGAGACAAGCCCCTCATTAACTGGCCCCAATGACCAATATTACAGCAAGCAGTGGAACTTGCACAAAATCGGCATTGAAGGCGCATGGAGTCAAACTAAAGGCAGTGGCATCACAGTTGCAGTAATAGACACCGGTATTACTAAGGTGCGCGACTTGTATGAGACAAAATTCGTCAAAGGCTATGATTTCGTTAACGACCGAGAAGAAGCCACAGACGATAATGGTCACGGTACTCATGTTGCCGGAACTATAGCCCAAGCCACAAATAATAAATATGGCGTAGCTGGAATTGCTTATGAAGCCAGTTTGATGCCTCTGAAGGTACTCAGTTCTTATGGTGGCGGTACTGTGGCCGATATTGCCGAAGCGATTAAATTTGCCGCCGATAAAGGCGCAGATGTGATTAATATGAGCTTGGGCGGTGGTGGTGAAAGCCAGTTGATGAAAGAAGCGATCGAGTATGCCCATAGAAAAGGCGTAGTTATCATTGCCGCAGCCGGGAATGAAAACGCCAATGGGGCAAGCTATCCAGCCCGCTATCCCTACGTAATCGGCGTTTCCGCAATTGGCCCAGATGGCGAAAGAGCGCCCTATTCTAACTTTGGTGCTGGGGTAGATATCTCTGCTCCTGGTGGTAGTGAAGCTGGTAAGATTCTGCAAGAAACTATCGACGAAAAGGGCGAAGGGGTATTTCTGGGTTTCCAGGGTACAAGCATGGCTTCTCCCCACGTTGCGGGTGTTGCGGCATTAATCAAAGCTGCTGGCATCAAAGAACCAGATGAAGTGTTAAAAGTCCTCAAACAGTCAGCGCGAGTTATCCAGGATGATGGCTTGAACTATTATGGCGCTGGACAACTCAATGCAGAAGCAGCAGTCAAACTAGCCTTTAGCGGACAAATCAGTTTTCCTGATTTCTTTAGGTGGTTAAGGGATAGCGGCTATCTTAACCCCGGCTTTTGGATTGATGGTGGTGCGATCGCACTGTTACCCAAGATTTTAATGGTAGTTGGTTCCTATCTACTAGCTTGGTTTTTACGGGTTTACTTCCCCTTTACTTGGAGTTGGTCTTTATCTAGTGGACTAATCGCTGGTAGTTCTGGGTTATTCTTCCTCAAAGGAATCTATATTTTTGATCTTCCCCAGTGGCCTTTCCGGGTTTTGGGGAGTTCAATTCCCGAACTTGGCAATACTCTCCAGGGAACCGATGCATTGAATCCCCTATTTGCTAGCGTACTGATTCCCATTGTGTTAATGGCATTGCTGCTGGGACATCCTAGTTGGAGATGGTTTGCCATTGGTTCAACCTTAGGTGTAGCAGCCTGCTTGACAGTAAGTGCGTTTTTCGATCCAGCAGTTATGGGTTTGGGAAGTGGTCACCTAGCAAGCCTCTTCCTCATTGCTAATGCCCTAATCTGTTATGGACTAGCTCGTTTAGCATTGAAAAACGAAGAAAAAATTGCATAA
- a CDS encoding choice-of-anchor D domain-containing protein, translating to MAGKTYYVSGTGNDKNDGLKQGSAFRTLQQAADLVKAGDTVYVMNGTYTNIYPNILNIEDKHGTVNAPITFTAYPGHTPVIEAHDKNWNAISITGSSYIVINGLKLVGARDDTTLEYALEHKDNLNNPATSGNGISVTYIDGSEKQRSHHITISNNNVSKFPGGGIGATQADYITIENNIVSGNGWYSPFGVQGIGLLNLWNSDKSNTDYKVIIRGNIVFDNKQLVPWINAGTVTEGHGIMFDSSYIGNVAYQGKALISKNVIYNNGGAGIQIFKGENPIDIVNNTTYKNSLELSVGEIFINIAKNVHASNNIMYANDGNSANSIVNSSNVSFDNNLAYNGALKGTGSGNVLNKDPLFVNAANHDFRLKPGSPAIDGGSNAFNSVTKITPLDGDGDGSVLTDIGVSEAPTNKTPNPEIQVLDGTVDIADKSTTAINFGEVIAGSTVTKTFTIKNTGIAPLNLSNLKLPDGFSLVGTLPSTVAAKTSANITVALNTTTGGTYSGSFSLTNNDSNESPFNFVISGKVNAPEIEVVNNKVDIIDGSTTPIDFGDAAFGSTVFQTFTIKNTGKAPLNLTNLTLPNGFSLVGTLPATLAVNNWASLTVELNTKTSGTYGGRFSLSNNDPNESPFDFAIRGKVQPAPAPEIQVLNSTVNIADGSTTPIDFGNVTFGSTATKTFTIKNIGTATLNLGNLTLPDGFSLVGTRPYSLAAKASTNITVALNTNIPTPGTYSGSFSLINNDSDESPFNFAIKGTVKPALATETYLLNGTDSSEYLKGHAPSNKIYGFGGNDNIVGNLRNDQIFGGDGNDSLWGGDGDDLLYGDSGNDKLAGDNGNDRLFGGIGDDQLLGGTGNDWLYGDAGKDVLTGDYGTDTFVLASGEGTDSITDFEIGKDKLALSGGLKFGQLSIYQQGSQAFIMDSSDNQVLAKLDNVTASILLAQPSTFITV from the coding sequence ATGGCTGGCAAAACATATTACGTTTCTGGAACAGGCAATGATAAAAATGATGGTTTGAAACAAGGATCTGCATTTCGCACCCTCCAACAAGCCGCAGATTTGGTGAAGGCAGGTGATACCGTCTACGTCATGAATGGTACTTACACAAATATTTACCCTAATATCCTGAATATTGAAGATAAGCACGGTACCGTTAATGCGCCGATCACATTTACTGCTTATCCTGGACACACTCCTGTTATAGAAGCACACGATAAAAATTGGAATGCTATCTCAATTACAGGCTCTTCTTATATAGTCATTAATGGGCTAAAGCTGGTGGGGGCAAGAGATGATACTACATTAGAATATGCCCTCGAACATAAAGATAATTTGAATAACCCAGCAACATCTGGAAATGGCATCAGCGTTACATATATCGATGGCAGCGAAAAGCAACGTTCACATCACATCACAATTAGCAATAACAACGTTTCTAAGTTTCCAGGCGGTGGGATTGGAGCAACTCAAGCAGATTACATTACAATAGAAAACAATATTGTTTCTGGAAATGGTTGGTACTCGCCTTTCGGTGTTCAAGGAATTGGTTTACTTAATTTGTGGAACTCTGACAAAAGCAACACAGATTACAAAGTAATTATTCGAGGTAACATTGTCTTTGATAATAAACAATTAGTTCCTTGGATTAATGCAGGAACAGTAACCGAGGGTCATGGAATAATGTTTGACAGTTCTTATATTGGAAATGTTGCATACCAGGGCAAAGCCTTAATTAGTAAAAACGTAATTTACAACAATGGTGGCGCAGGTATTCAGATTTTCAAAGGAGAAAACCCTATAGACATTGTGAATAATACAACTTACAAAAATTCCCTTGAACTGTCGGTTGGAGAAATCTTTATCAACATTGCTAAAAATGTTCATGCCTCTAACAATATTATGTATGCAAACGACGGAAATTCTGCTAATTCTATTGTTAATTCGAGTAATGTTTCATTTGACAATAACCTTGCTTACAACGGAGCTTTGAAAGGCACAGGATCAGGAAATGTATTAAACAAAGACCCGTTGTTTGTTAATGCAGCGAATCATGACTTTAGGCTCAAACCTGGAAGTCCTGCGATCGATGGTGGTTCCAATGCTTTCAATAGTGTCACTAAGATTACTCCCCTAGATGGCGATGGTGACGGCAGTGTATTGACTGATATTGGCGTATCCGAAGCCCCCACCAATAAGACTCCTAACCCCGAAATTCAAGTTCTTGATGGCACAGTTGACATTGCAGATAAAAGCACTACCGCCATTAACTTTGGCGAGGTCATTGCTGGCAGCACCGTAACCAAAACTTTTACCATTAAAAATACAGGTATAGCTCCACTCAACCTGAGTAATCTCAAACTCCCCGACGGCTTTAGTTTGGTAGGAACTCTTCCATCTACTGTGGCTGCCAAGACTTCGGCGAATATAACAGTGGCACTAAATACCACCACTGGCGGAACCTACAGTGGCAGCTTCAGTTTAACCAACAACGATAGTAACGAAAGCCCCTTTAACTTTGTTATTAGTGGTAAAGTTAATGCTCCCGAAATTGAAGTTGTCAATAACAAAGTTGACATTATAGATGGCAGCACCACTCCCATTGACTTTGGCGATGCCGCTTTCGGCAGCACCGTATTTCAAACTTTTACCATTAAGAACACCGGTAAAGCTCCACTCAACCTGACTAATCTTACACTCCCCAACGGCTTTAGTTTGGTAGGAACTCTTCCAGCTACCTTGGCAGTCAATAATTGGGCGAGTCTAACGGTGGAACTCAATACAAAAACATCTGGAACATACGGTGGCAGGTTCAGTTTGAGTAATAACGATCCTAACGAAAGCCCCTTTGATTTTGCCATTAGGGGTAAAGTTCAGCCCGCTCCTGCCCCCGAAATTCAAGTTCTCAATAGCACAGTTAACATTGCAGATGGTAGCACTACTCCCATTGACTTTGGCAACGTCACTTTCGGCAGCACCGCTACCAAAACTTTCACCATCAAAAACATCGGTACAGCTACGCTAAACTTAGGTAATCTTACACTTCCCGACGGCTTTAGTTTGGTAGGAACTCGTCCATATAGCTTGGCTGCCAAGGCTTCGACGAATATAACAGTGGCACTCAATACAAATATACCTACACCTGGAACATATTCTGGCAGTTTCAGTTTGATCAACAACGATAGTGACGAAAGCCCTTTTAACTTTGCCATCAAAGGCACAGTTAAACCCGCTCTTGCTACTGAAACTTATCTTCTCAATGGCACTGATAGCTCTGAGTACTTAAAAGGCCATGCCCCATCTAACAAGATTTATGGGTTTGGCGGTAACGACAACATTGTAGGTAATCTAAGAAATGACCAAATTTTTGGAGGCGACGGAAACGATAGTCTCTGGGGAGGTGATGGTGATGACCTGCTCTATGGCGATAGCGGCAATGACAAGCTTGCGGGTGATAACGGTAACGATAGGTTATTTGGTGGTATCGGTGATGACCAACTATTAGGGGGCACAGGCAATGACTGGCTTTATGGAGATGCAGGCAAAGATGTACTTACAGGGGATTATGGCACTGACACCTTTGTATTGGCTTCTGGAGAGGGTACAGACTCCATTACTGACTTTGAAATAGGTAAGGACAAGCTTGCGTTGTCAGGTGGTCTCAAGTTCGGTCAATTATCGATATATCAACAAGGAAGTCAAGCCTTTATTATGGATAGTTCTGATAATCAAGTGTTGGCGAAGTTGGATAATGTCACTGCAAGTATACTTTTGGCTCAACCTTCCACTTTTATCACAGTTTAG